A window from Citrus sinensis cultivar Valencia sweet orange chromosome 3, DVS_A1.0, whole genome shotgun sequence encodes these proteins:
- the LOC102612366 gene encoding protein TIME FOR COFFEE isoform X3, translated as MLMERSREARRSNMAASNGLARRRQRSTSLRESHAVEEDSQMVLQDTVRLRDRAKKRDRDRERERERDREFSNHHKRRRGDSLTVGEEERSEESVPADEEDFVIEERRVAHAISHNNTSLSSSSLSNQNSRKSLPPTRLPVKQAPALKAADELIGALVPRKARSASVKRSHESWLSGNGGFWEDQKASSTSPASRSTEANSPSSSNVSIRKKMKLSRRKTRLPKVAKCFSPPLQQDDIEIEIAEVLFGLMKQSQDSNKEDDSNTTKLESIDDMAISQNTKSSVSVLPQSNIPAPDLLLGGAGSSSTKVDSKMETSAPKSEQTATHEVDAFKVASMAVEPQEEVTEQGDSKLSIQGPGSPDGPVTEKKSISSKEESATCLKMDVDFPDSTVTKGASIILENDGRKEEKFKIDLMAPPPMVSSPEREGFNDFAPDPSFEANDVKMKSLVKDEEKTDRFLKEELVVKEVEEKKIHAIGDKRQLKIDLEKPNQDNGRDSSITSQQASQKQHQPQSKSTIAKVEKTGAESSSIPLKVSVPGWPNGLQPLGYLPPFQTMTPIDSSTISATAQQHSSFMLSQPQSKRCATHCYIARNIYLNQQLEKMNPFWSAGAGSDSLCGAKPNNPSAMPSTENIIHGSPLQGSCQLLNLHSGRDKGQAVASFPHPAQKDKSSEGVNFMDPAQNKQLVLQQAPQLPPAGNLLHASALIFRVSQQQAAVTAAANQPGPSKSAVTSTKSASVSGNSTAAPPATTVALPPAVSASAVGYNFPNLAGNETPYLTILQNNGYQFPVPTPIGTAPVIRGGTHAQALPFFNGSFYSPQIFHPSQLYHQQQPHSQSIMQAAHQNTSTSSASSSSHKQLHNHQSRGMSVIGNNFVSSMTMQSQQTQKQHVSSSNQNHKLEAEMSGENTPSVANSRLSHNQTSVYGQNFTVPLQPLNFQLMPSSAVGGSTGATHNEKQQQSQQKSVKGGVELIPQAFAMSFTSSGTNSPSNLNFSHNPAIFQSLPDMARYQVVPAAQAAPQKNHQITEVKTGGSSKHDEGKKPGLGKSSASNVQTLVFDNSARTLNFDSSPITGNWPSCSITSTTITTNVPIAANLQNFQQQQLLQLQQQQMLQQQQQSTAAARSKAQTTKCLPSSSIGAKLSNKAPTFSQTLVQSNSSSQSPQWKNSARNPTNQVPPTSLTSSGISNIKNVSQQQVRSSQGHTQISFERHFKSGLAPQGQQITTSNLSPTRSKAGSSILTLQSQPAENSSASAGQKSSPVCGRNVPSILSTCPSHLSELKY; from the exons ATGCTTATGGAAAGAAGCCGAGAAGCAAGAAGATCAAACATGGCGGCCTCAAATGGACTGGCAAGACGAAGACAAAGGAGCACTAGTCTTCGTGAATCTCATG CTGTAGAAGAAGATTCACAGATGGTGCTACAAGACACAGTGAGGCTACGTGATCGAGCAAAGAAAAGAGACCGGGACAGAGAACGAGAGAGGGAAAGAGATCGAGAGTTTTCGAATCATCACAAGCGCAGGAGAGGAGACAGTTTGACGGTAGGTGAAGAAGAGAGAAGCGAAGAAAGTGTACCTGCTGATGAAGAGGACTTTGTAATCGAGGAAAGAAGAGTTGCTCATGCGATTTCTCACAACAACACTTCAttatcttcttcctctttatCGAACCAGAATAGTAGAAAAAGCTTACCTCCCACCAGACTACCAGTCAAGCAAGCGCCCGCCCTGAAGGCCGCCGATGAGTTGATTGGAGCTCTGGTCCCCAGAAAGGCTCGCTCAG CTTCGGTTAAAAGGTCACATGAGAGTTGGCTATCTGGAAATGGTGGATTTTGGGAAGACCAGAAAGCTTCCTCCACTTCGCCGGCGAGTCGGAGCACTGAAGCTAATTCACCGTCATCGTCAAATGTTTCAATTAGAAAAAAGATG AAACTAAGTAGACGCAAGACTCGGCTTCCAAAGGTGGCCAAATGCTTTAGCCCACCTCTTCAACAAGATGATATCGAGATTGAAATTGCTGAGGTTTTGTTCGGGTTAATGAAACAATCCCAGGACTCGAATAAGGAGGATGATAGTAACACCACAAAGCTTGAATCAATAGATGATATGGCCATCAGCCAGAATACTAAATCATCTGTTTCTGTTTTGCCTCAGAGCAATATCCCTGCACCAGATCTCTTGCTTGGTGGTGCTG GTTCATCTTCTACCAAGGTTGATAGCAAGATGGAAACTTCTGCTCCAAAATCGGAGCAAACTGCCACTCATGAAGTGGATGCTTTTAAAGTTGCATCCATGGCGGTGGAGCCGCAGGAAGAGGTAACCGAGCAAGGTGATTCGAAGTTATCGATTCAAGGACCGGGTAGCCCAGATGGTCCTGTTACTGAGAAAAAATCTATTTCATCTAAGGAAGAATCTGCTACGTGCCTTAAAATGGATGTTGATTTTCCAGATTCGACTGTGACAAAAGG GGCTTCAATCATACTGGAGAACGATGGCCGAAAAGAGGAGAAGTTCAAGATTGATCTGATG GCTCCTCCTCCTATGGTATCTTCTCCTGAAAGGGAAGGCTTCAATGATTTCGCACCAGATCCTTCATTCGAGGCTAATGATGTCAAAATG AAATCTTTGgtcaaagatgaagaaaagacAGACAGATTTTTGAAGGAGGAACTGGTGGTGAAGGAAGTTGAAGAGAAGAAGATACACGCAATTGGAGACAAGCGCCAATTGAAGATTGATTTAGAAAAGCCAAATCAAGATAATGGAAGAGATAGTTCTATTACATCACAACAGGCGAGTCAGAAACAGCACCAACCGCAATCTAAATCTACCATTGCTAAAGTGGAAAAAACAG GAGCAGAATCCAGCTCCATTCCTTTAAAAGTCTCTGTACCTGGCTGGCCAAATGGTCTCCAACCACTGGG ATACCTGCCTCCATTTCAAACAATGACTCCCATCGACAGCAGCACCATATCAGCCACTGCTCAACAG CATTCTTCATTTATGCTCTCTCAACCCCAGTCAAAGAGGTGCGCTACCCACTGTTACATTGCTCGCAACATCTACTTGAATCAACAACTGGAAAAGATGAATCCCTTCTGGTCGGCAGGAGCCGGTTCTGATTCATTATGTGGAGCCAAACCCAACAATCCCAGTGCCATGCCCTCAACAGAAAACATAATTCATGGAAGCCCCCTGCAAGGAAGCTGTCAGCTTTTGAACCTACACTCTGGGAGGGACAAAGGTCAAGCTGTGGCAAGCTTTCCACATCCTGCTCAGAAAGATAAAAGCTCTGAGGGTGTTAATTTCATGGACCCAGCACAAAACAAGCAGCTTGTGCTTCAACAAGCTCCACAGCTACCTCCAGCTGGTAATCTTTTG CATGCCTCTGCATTGATCTTCCGTGTAAGCCAGCAACAAGCAGCAGTAACAGCAGCAGCAAATCAACCTGGACCTTCAAAATCTGCTGTTACCTCAACCAAAAGTGCATCAGTATCTGGTAATTCAACAGCTGCACCTCCTGCTACCACTGTGGCATTGCCACCAGCAGTGTCAGCATCCGCTGTGGGCTATAACTTCCCAAATTTGGCGGGCAATGAAACTCCATACTTGACTATACTTCAAAATAATGGATATCAATTTCCGGTCCCTACTCCTATTGGAACAGCACCTGTAATTAGAGGAGGAACCCATGCTCAAGCATTGCCATTCTTTAATGGTTCTTTCTATTCACCTCAAATTTTCCATCCTTCTCAACTTTACCATCAACAACAGCCTCACTCTCAATCTATAATGCAAGCTGCCCATCAGAATACAAGCACATCAAGTGCCTCTTCATCATCTCACAAGCAATTGCATAATCATCAGTCAAGGGGGATGTCAGTTATTGGTAATAATTTTGTGAGCTCAATGACCATGCAATCGCAACAAACGCAAAAGCAGCATGTATCATCATCCAATCAAAATCACAAGCTTGAGGCGGAGATGAGTGGAGAGAATACCCCATCAGTTGCCAATAGCCGACTCTCTCACAACCAAACAAGTGTGTATGGCCAGAACTTCACAGTTCCTCTTCAGCCACTGAACTTTCAATTGATGCCATCTTCAGCAGTTGGTGGCAGTACTGGCGCAACTCATAATGAGAAGCAGCAACAATCCCAGCAGAAGAGTGTAAAGGGTGGAGTTGAGCTCATCCCTCAGGCATTTGCCATGTCATTTACTTCCAGTGGAACCAATTCACCTTCAAACCttaatttttcacataatcCTGCAATCTTTCAGAGCCTTCCAGATATGGCTCGATACCAGGTTGTGCCTGCAGCTCAGGCTGCACCTCAAAAGAATCACCAGATAACTGAGGTGAAAACTGGAGGTTCATCAAAACATGATGAGGGTAAAAAGCCAGGTTTGGGGAAGTCATCTGCCTCGAATGTGCAGACGCTTGTTTTTGACAATTCAGCCAGAACTCTTAACTTCGATTCATCCCCAATCACTGGAAATTGGCCTTCTTGCAGCATAACATCAACCACTATAACCACAAATGTCCCTATTGCTGCCAATTTGCAAAATTTCCAGCAACAGCAACTGCTTCAGCTCCAGCAGCAGCAAATGTTGCAGCAACAACAGCAATCCACAGCAGCAGCTCGAAGCAAAGCCCAGACAACTAAATGCTTGCCTTCTTCTTCCATTGGCGCCAAGCTCTCGAACAAAGCCCCTACTTTCTCACAAACTCTGGTCCAAAGCAACAGTTCTAGTCAATCACCACAATGGAAGAACTCGGCAAGGAACCCGACTAATCAAGTCCCTCCAACATCACTCACATCGTCCGGCATCTCAAACATCAAGAATGTTTCCCAGCAACAAGTAAGATCTTCACAGGGGCATACTCAGATATCTTTTGAAAGACATTTCAAGTCAGGCTTAGCACCTCAAGGGCAACAAATAACCACTAGCAACCTATCACCAACAAGGAGCAAAGCTGGCTCATCAATTCTTACATTGCAATCACAGCCGGCTGAGAATTCTTCAGCTAGCGCTGGGCAGAAATCCTCCCCAGTCTGTGGAAGGAATGTGCCATCAATCCTGAGCACATGTCCTAGTCACCTCTCTGAACTCAAGTACTAA